aataaaataaaataaaataatttttttaaatacttttaaaatataaaaataattaataaccgCTCTgtaagctctctctctctctttttttaacgtGGAACCCACAGGAGAATTTTGTGGGAATAGTGTTTAAGACttgaagtttttaattaaaaacatggaCCACCAAGGACCAAAAGCAGTAGATCGAATCACAGAGCTTTTGAGACAGCGGAGAAAATGGCAGCTACTTGTGGTATTGCTGAGGTTATTAAGGATCCTGACCTACGGGAAAGACATTTAGGGGATCTTCATGGCCTTGTCCTTCAAGAAGCTGCCAAAGTTAGTGCTGTGGCTTACCGGGCCTTTAAATCTCACAGAACCAATCAAGATATCCCAGGTGGTGGAGAAAGTCTTGATAAACTTTACGATCGCTGTACATCTTCATTGGAGAGAATTGCAGCGAAGCATACAGGAGAGCGAGTTGTTGTGGTCACTCATGGAAATAACACCATAATGGAAGACACTGTTCTCATGATCTTTCATACACTCTAGGGCCCTAGGTATTTTTATGACCATGTCCAAACGTGCACAAATGAATTCTTCATGCTATGATAACTCTTTATCTGAAGCGTGAAAGGGGGAATCGCATCTGGCAGGTCATCTTTTGATTTCTAGTTCTTTTATAACATGGCATTTTCCAATTGTTGCGACAAGGATCTGCATTGTGCTTTGTTAAACACGTTGGTAGAGATTGCTTGAAAGCGACTGTTTACCTGAACCGCATGGCACCCATAGATGGAAAAATTATAAGGGGAAGACAGCTCATCGGATTGCATGCGTTTCTAATCATACAGGT
This region of Populus alba chromosome 3, ASM523922v2, whole genome shotgun sequence genomic DNA includes:
- the LOC140955406 gene encoding phosphoglycerate mutase-like protein 4 codes for the protein MAATCGIAEVIKDPDLRERHLGDLHGLVLQEAAKVSAVAYRAFKSHRTNQDIPGGGESLDKLYDRCTSSLERIAAKHTGERVVVVTHGNNTIMEDTVLMIFHTL